The Herbaspirillum sp. RTI4 genome has a segment encoding these proteins:
- the icd gene encoding NADP-dependent isocitrate dehydrogenase, producing the protein MYQHIKVPAEGKQITVNSDFSLNVPVNPIIPFIEGDGTGVDITPVMMKVVDAAVAKAYAGKRKISWMEVFAGEKSTKVYGPDVWLPEETLAAVKDYVVSIKGPLTTPVGGGIRSLNVAMRQQLDLYVCLRPVRYFTGVPSPVRAPEKTDMVIFRENSEDIYAGIEWQEGSDDAKKLINFLIKEMGVTKIRFPESSGIGIKPVSREGTERLVRKAIQYAIDNDKPSVTIVHKGNIMKFTEGGFRDWSYALAEKEFGAELIDGGPWAKFKNPKTGKDIIVKDSIADAFLQQILLRPAEYSVIATLNLNGDYISDALAAQVGGIGIAPGANLSDSIAMFEATHGTAPKYAGKDYVNPGSLILSAEMMLRHMGWTEAADLIIGSMQKSISSKKVTYDFARLMEGATQVSCSGFGDVMVENM; encoded by the coding sequence ATGTATCAACATATCAAAGTACCAGCAGAAGGTAAGCAAATTACCGTCAATAGCGATTTTTCACTGAATGTTCCGGTCAATCCCATCATTCCCTTCATCGAAGGTGATGGTACTGGCGTCGATATCACTCCGGTGATGATGAAGGTGGTGGATGCGGCGGTTGCCAAGGCTTATGCCGGCAAACGCAAAATCAGCTGGATGGAAGTATTTGCGGGTGAGAAATCGACCAAGGTCTATGGTCCCGACGTATGGCTGCCAGAAGAAACGCTGGCTGCAGTGAAAGATTATGTGGTGTCGATCAAGGGCCCGCTCACAACGCCGGTCGGTGGCGGTATCCGCTCGCTGAACGTGGCGATGCGCCAGCAGCTTGATTTGTACGTGTGCCTGCGCCCTGTGCGGTATTTTACTGGCGTGCCTTCGCCGGTGCGTGCGCCGGAAAAGACGGACATGGTGATTTTCCGTGAAAACTCGGAAGACATCTATGCCGGTATCGAATGGCAAGAGGGTAGCGACGACGCCAAAAAACTGATCAATTTCCTGATCAAGGAAATGGGCGTCACTAAAATCCGTTTCCCAGAATCCTCTGGTATCGGCATCAAGCCTGTTTCGCGCGAAGGCACCGAACGTCTGGTCCGCAAGGCGATTCAGTATGCCATCGACAATGACAAGCCGTCCGTGACCATCGTACACAAGGGCAACATCATGAAATTCACCGAAGGTGGATTCCGCGACTGGTCCTATGCACTGGCGGAAAAAGAATTCGGTGCAGAGCTGATCGATGGTGGGCCATGGGCCAAATTCAAGAATCCTAAGACAGGTAAAGACATCATCGTCAAGGATTCTATTGCCGATGCGTTCTTGCAACAGATCCTGCTGCGTCCCGCTGAGTACAGCGTGATTGCTACGCTGAATCTGAACGGTGATTACATTTCCGATGCGCTCGCCGCGCAAGTCGGCGGTATCGGTATTGCACCGGGGGCTAATTTGTCGGATTCGATCGCGATGTTCGAGGCCACTCACGGGACAGCACCGAAATACGCAGGTAAGGACTATGTGAATCCGGGTTCCTTGATCTTGTCCGCTGAAATGATGTTGCGCCACATGGGTTGGACAGAGGCGGCAGATTTAATCATCGGGTCCATGCAAAAATCGATTTCATCGAAAAAAGTCACCTACGATTTTGCCCGATTGATGGAAGGCGCTACGCAAGTGTCATGCTCCGGCTTCGGTGATGTGATGGTAGAAAATATGTAA
- a CDS encoding pseudouridine synthase — translation MPLILFNKPFQTMCQFSPQEGRETLADYLDIPDIYPAGRLDADSEGLLLLTDDGKLQHRISHPRRKQPKTYLVQVEGIPDEQQLQRLRQPLQLNDFLTQPCQAKQVQTPDWLWPREPPVRIRLEIPTSWLALTISEGKNRQVRRMTAAVGLPTLRLIRTAIGPFSLQTHPLWPGQWQTVDPGAMDGSV, via the coding sequence ATGCCCCTGATTTTATTTAACAAACCATTCCAGACCATGTGTCAGTTCTCCCCCCAGGAAGGGCGGGAAACACTGGCAGACTATCTGGACATTCCCGACATCTACCCTGCGGGACGCCTGGACGCCGATAGCGAAGGACTGCTACTGCTGACCGATGACGGCAAGCTCCAGCACAGAATCAGCCACCCCCGTCGCAAGCAGCCCAAAACCTATCTGGTACAGGTCGAAGGGATTCCCGATGAGCAGCAGTTGCAGCGCTTGCGGCAGCCGCTGCAACTCAACGATTTCCTGACTCAGCCCTGTCAGGCGAAGCAAGTGCAAACACCGGATTGGCTTTGGCCAAGAGAGCCGCCGGTACGGATACGACTTGAAATTCCCACCAGTTGGCTGGCACTGACGATCAGCGAAGGAAAAAACCGACAGGTCAGACGAATGACAGCGGCGGTCGGCTTGCCGACACTACGCCTGATCAGAACCGCAATCGGTCCTTTTTCACTGCAAACTCATCCCTTATGGCCCGGACAATGGCAAACAGTTGATCCCGGCGCGATGGACGGCTCGGTATAA
- a CDS encoding DUF192 domain-containing protein — protein sequence MRQLPAVLIAFASCIFLAASPVALSQTLAKFPVASLNAGIHLIKAEVAANEAQREQGLMFRKQLGPNEGMVFLFGEPAGICMWMKNTLIPLSVAFLDSSGKIINIEDMEAQTTNSHCATKPAFYALEMSLGWFRQKNIKPGMMIEGIPHR from the coding sequence ATGCGCCAACTGCCTGCCGTTCTGATTGCTTTTGCCTCCTGCATTTTCTTAGCAGCTTCGCCAGTGGCACTATCGCAAACGCTGGCAAAATTTCCGGTAGCTTCGCTCAATGCAGGCATTCACCTGATCAAGGCGGAAGTCGCGGCAAACGAAGCGCAAAGAGAACAAGGTCTGATGTTCCGCAAACAACTCGGCCCGAATGAAGGAATGGTTTTTTTGTTTGGCGAGCCGGCCGGGATTTGCATGTGGATGAAAAATACGCTGATTCCCTTGTCGGTGGCCTTTCTCGACAGCAGCGGCAAGATCATCAACATCGAAGACATGGAGGCGCAGACCACGAATTCGCACTGTGCGACCAAGCCGGCCTTTTATGCGCTGGAAATGAGTCTGGGATGGTTCCGGCAAAAAAATATCAAACCCGGCATGATGATAGAAGGAATCCCCCACCGATAA
- the rpsT gene encoding 30S ribosomal protein S20, giving the protein MANTAQARKRARQAVKQNLHNSSQRSTLRTAIKAVRKAIEAGDKEKATAVFQSSISTIDCIADKKIIHKNKAARHKSRLSAALKALAA; this is encoded by the coding sequence ATGGCAAATACAGCACAAGCGCGCAAGCGTGCTCGTCAAGCAGTCAAACAAAACTTGCATAACTCGAGCCAACGCTCGACTCTGCGTACCGCCATCAAGGCTGTTCGTAAGGCGATCGAAGCCGGCGATAAAGAGAAAGCGACTGCTGTGTTCCAATCGTCGATTTCTACTATCGACTGCATCGCTGACAAGAAAATCATTCACAAGAATAAAGCAGCGCGCCATAAGAGCCGTCTGTCTGCTGCGCTGAAGGCATTGGCTGCTTAA
- the murJ gene encoding murein biosynthesis integral membrane protein MurJ, whose protein sequence is MNLHKTLATISGMTMLSRITGLVREILFARAFGASAFTDAFNVAFRIPNLLRRLFAEGAFSQAFVPILAEYKNQKGTEATKELIDHVATVLTWTMLLTCVIGILCTPLLVFFIATGLKYNPQAFDASVLMTRIMFPYIGFMSFVALSGGILNTWSEFKVPAFTSVLLNVAFIIASLFVAPYMAQPIYAMAGAVFVGGILQVAFQIPALLKIGMLPHLYLNPAFGLRDPGVKRVLKKMGPAVFAVSAAQISLMINTNIASRLPHGSVSWLSYADRLMEFPTALLGVALGTILLPSLASAHTRGDHKEYSALLDWGLRLTFLLALPCAVCLATMSQALTATLFHYGKFDALAVAMTSRALVAYGVGLIGLILVKILAPGFYAKQDIRTPVRIAIGVLIATQLMNYLFVPWIAHAGLALSIGIGASLNAAFLFTGLRKRNIYVPLPGWGWFFLKQATALLLLAGVSFYAARQVDWIGLHSQPLVRVGALFVVILLSGGVYFSALFLMGFRLSQFKRSAR, encoded by the coding sequence ATGAATCTGCACAAAACGCTTGCCACCATCTCTGGCATGACGATGTTGTCCCGCATTACAGGACTCGTTCGAGAGATATTGTTCGCCCGTGCATTCGGCGCATCGGCTTTTACCGATGCCTTTAATGTCGCATTCCGCATCCCCAACCTGTTGCGTCGCCTGTTCGCGGAAGGTGCCTTTTCCCAGGCCTTCGTCCCCATCCTCGCTGAATACAAAAACCAGAAGGGTACGGAAGCGACCAAGGAACTGATCGACCATGTCGCCACTGTCCTCACCTGGACCATGCTGCTGACCTGCGTAATCGGCATCCTGTGCACTCCCCTGCTTGTGTTTTTCATAGCCACTGGCCTGAAATACAACCCGCAGGCATTCGATGCCTCGGTGCTGATGACGCGCATCATGTTCCCTTACATCGGATTCATGTCCTTCGTCGCCCTGTCGGGCGGCATTCTGAACACCTGGAGCGAATTCAAAGTACCCGCATTCACCTCGGTGCTATTAAATGTGGCCTTTATCATCGCCTCCCTGTTCGTCGCTCCCTACATGGCGCAACCGATCTATGCCATGGCCGGCGCTGTATTTGTCGGCGGCATATTGCAAGTCGCCTTCCAGATCCCGGCGCTGCTCAAAATCGGCATGTTGCCGCATCTTTACCTCAATCCTGCATTCGGATTACGCGACCCCGGCGTCAAGCGCGTACTGAAAAAAATGGGCCCGGCGGTGTTCGCCGTCTCTGCCGCGCAAATCAGCCTGATGATTAATACCAATATCGCCTCGCGCCTGCCGCATGGCAGCGTGTCCTGGCTCTCGTATGCCGACCGTCTGATGGAATTCCCGACAGCCCTACTCGGCGTGGCGCTGGGCACCATCTTGCTCCCCAGCCTGGCCAGCGCCCACACTCGTGGCGACCATAAAGAGTATTCCGCCTTGCTCGACTGGGGTCTGCGTCTCACGTTTCTGCTGGCCTTGCCCTGCGCCGTCTGTCTGGCGACGATGTCGCAAGCGTTGACGGCCACCCTGTTCCACTACGGAAAATTCGATGCACTGGCAGTAGCCATGACCAGCCGCGCGCTGGTCGCTTACGGCGTCGGACTTATTGGACTGATTCTGGTCAAGATACTGGCGCCGGGCTTTTACGCCAAGCAAGATATCCGCACTCCGGTGCGCATCGCGATAGGCGTGCTGATTGCTACACAGTTGATGAATTATCTGTTTGTACCCTGGATTGCCCATGCCGGACTGGCCTTATCGATAGGTATCGGTGCCAGCCTGAATGCCGCGTTTCTGTTCACCGGTTTGCGCAAACGCAATATTTATGTCCCCTTGCCCGGATGGGGCTGGTTTTTCCTCAAACAAGCGACCGCTCTGCTCTTGCTGGCAGGCGTCAGTTTCTACGCAGCACGCCAGGTCGATTGGATAGGTTTGCACAGCCAGCCGCTCGTGCGCGTAGGAGCCCTGTTTGTCGTCATTCTGTTGTCAGGGGGCGTCTATTTTTCAGCACTGTTCCTGATGGGATTCCGGCTCAGCCAATTCAAACGTAGCGCAAGGTAA